From the Natronococcus sp. AD-5 genome, one window contains:
- a CDS encoding HalOD1 output domain-containing protein — protein MATKKFEYEWSETPPSVAIIEAIARLENCPSTKLVPTHGIVLSETIDPEALDRLVTTGESVSVTFSVDKYDVTLTEKMLIVRAT, from the coding sequence ATGGCAACTAAGAAATTCGAATACGAGTGGTCGGAAACGCCGCCGAGCGTCGCAATTATCGAGGCCATCGCGAGGCTCGAAAACTGTCCGTCAACCAAGCTGGTACCGACCCACGGGATCGTCCTGTCCGAGACGATCGACCCCGAGGCGCTCGATCGACTCGTCACAACCGGCGAATCAGTGTCGGTCACGTTCTCGGTCGACAAGTACGACGTCACACTCACCGAGAAGATGCTGATCGTTCGCGCGACCTAA
- a CDS encoding DUF7567 family protein, whose product MPLVKTEERYTGAFDVVVCPVCGSDEWVHLVFQGVFCKTCNTRCTLREPAGDQGFIAEFDSTYTWSVDGAVPIPDTDEYGPRASGKWLGTEAHGYDRYWFSAYEDYVYDDCEWEPAWDREPENEDERRYPTDKG is encoded by the coding sequence ATGCCGCTCGTCAAGACCGAAGAGCGGTATACTGGTGCCTTCGACGTGGTGGTATGTCCGGTCTGTGGCTCCGACGAGTGGGTGCATCTTGTTTTCCAAGGTGTGTTTTGCAAGACGTGCAACACACGATGCACACTTCGAGAACCCGCAGGTGATCAGGGGTTCATCGCCGAGTTCGACAGCACCTACACTTGGTCGGTCGATGGGGCTGTCCCAATCCCTGACACTGACGAGTACGGGCCACGTGCGTCGGGAAAGTGGCTCGGAACAGAGGCACATGGATACGACCGGTACTGGTTTTCGGCGTATGAAGACTACGTTTACGACGACTGTGAATGGGAGCCAGCGTGGGATCGAGAGCCAGAGAACGAGGACGAGCGTCGTTACCCCACAGACAAGGGGTAA
- a CDS encoding SHOCT domain-containing protein: MVSRHWLYFGGFVITGILLIGATLMGIVDGLSALSGSVPASEEFILLAMLGEAAEWVMIVLVLGLFAVVFLAVTVISVLRTASLPRDDRLVSIVEWVERRYPVLRRFDVTEKVSPTSEDQRQQLKDQYISGEISDAEFEREMGQLMDDATSKEKSQSRTETAIEIDDKSR; encoded by the coding sequence ATGGTTTCCCGCCACTGGCTGTATTTCGGTGGATTCGTAATCACTGGAATCCTGCTGATCGGTGCTACTCTGATGGGAATCGTGGACGGTCTGTCAGCCCTATCTGGTAGTGTACCTGCCAGTGAGGAGTTCATTCTGTTAGCAATGCTCGGGGAAGCCGCTGAATGGGTTATGATCGTACTTGTCCTCGGGTTATTCGCAGTGGTATTTCTCGCTGTGACAGTTATCTCTGTCCTCCGGACCGCGTCTCTTCCTCGCGACGATAGACTGGTCTCAATCGTCGAATGGGTTGAACGGAGGTACCCGGTTCTCCGTCGATTCGATGTCACGGAGAAGGTCAGCCCGACAAGTGAGGATCAACGACAGCAACTCAAAGATCAGTATATTTCCGGTGAGATCAGTGACGCCGAATTTGAGCGGGAGATGGGGCAGCTGATGGATGACGCTACATCAAAGGAGAAGTCACAGTCTAGAACCGAGACGGCAATCGAAATCGACGATAAATCACGATGA
- a CDS encoding amphi-Trp domain-containing protein — MANDKQESETEAESADDETEREGERVMSRAEGAGILREVADGVENGTIDIEGENGFMVAVPEHFELEVEYEVTDDEAELEVELEWQMEDGEPVSADE; from the coding sequence ATGGCAAACGACAAACAAGAATCCGAGACCGAAGCGGAATCGGCAGATGATGAGACGGAACGTGAAGGTGAGCGGGTGATGAGTCGGGCAGAGGGTGCGGGGATCCTCCGTGAAGTCGCTGATGGTGTCGAGAACGGGACAATCGACATTGAAGGAGAGAACGGTTTCATGGTGGCGGTTCCAGAGCACTTCGAACTGGAAGTCGAGTACGAGGTAACCGATGACGAGGCCGAGTTAGAAGTCGAACTCGAATGGCAGATGGAAGACGGCGAACCGGTATCGGCGGACGAATGA
- a CDS encoding ArdC-like ssDNA-binding domain-containing protein: protein MSVTTERPASFTETETRSDEMNETIENWVDDLVDLVDEAAASEEFKAWLDVQSHFHDYSYRNTLLIKHQYPHATRVAGYNTWRNEFDRHVREGESAIWIWAPIITKQCPECGNSPSYHENSSCEYDETPPEEWSKGLVGFKPTAVFDISQTEGEPLPALETEATGDADNLVPALLESAEQLDVDAQIVSSEEWRYGKAKGVCKQRCPITMQPRIEVMDRDNQADLARTLIHEYAHALLHFDIEDRDERAKREVEAEAVAYIVGRYFELGMSGSAFYLAAWSSDDAEAITDRLGRISHTVRELIDTLEREFFDRTCTEDGKADTGESE from the coding sequence ATGTCTGTGACCACAGAGCGACCAGCTTCGTTCACCGAGACCGAGACGCGCAGCGACGAGATGAATGAGACTATCGAAAACTGGGTTGACGACCTTGTCGATCTCGTCGACGAGGCGGCGGCCAGTGAGGAGTTCAAAGCCTGGCTCGATGTGCAGAGCCACTTCCACGACTACTCCTACCGAAACACACTGCTCATCAAGCACCAGTATCCCCACGCAACCCGGGTTGCGGGGTACAACACGTGGCGCAACGAGTTCGACCGGCACGTCCGGGAAGGCGAGAGCGCGATCTGGATCTGGGCTCCGATCATCACGAAACAGTGTCCTGAGTGCGGAAACTCGCCGAGTTACCACGAGAACAGTTCCTGTGAATACGACGAGACACCACCCGAGGAATGGTCCAAAGGACTCGTCGGGTTCAAACCCACCGCCGTCTTCGACATCTCGCAGACTGAGGGAGAGCCGCTTCCTGCCCTCGAGACTGAGGCGACTGGTGACGCCGATAACCTGGTGCCGGCCCTTCTCGAGAGTGCAGAGCAGTTGGATGTCGACGCACAGATTGTGTCTTCTGAGGAGTGGCGTTACGGGAAAGCGAAGGGAGTCTGCAAACAGCGCTGTCCGATAACCATGCAGCCACGAATCGAGGTGATGGATCGAGATAATCAGGCAGACCTCGCCAGGACGCTCATCCACGAGTACGCTCACGCCCTGTTGCACTTCGACATCGAGGATCGTGATGAGCGAGCCAAACGCGAGGTGGAGGCCGAAGCCGTTGCATACATCGTCGGGCGCTATTTCGAACTGGGGATGAGTGGATCGGCGTTCTACCTCGCGGCGTGGAGCAGTGACGATGCCGAGGCGATCACTGACCGGCTTGGTCGGATCAGCCACACAGTCCGAGAGCTGATCGATACCCTCGAACGAGAGTTCTTTGATCGAACGTGCACCGAAGACGGTAAAGCAGACACGGGTGAGTCGGAATGA
- a CDS encoding PH domain-containing protein yields MSLKALVRPRENVEDANWLHLTEGEHVQWSGRPSQFTIAVAIAVGLVFVLLGIVGTAALMPILDGRDLPTWVGYLPLVFTVLGVVIAGMTYLRWLRLLYVITDEEIYVKYGLISRDVTQVRLDRVQNTAYNQSILERVLSFGDVRIYTAGTSTEDITFLDVPNPEQVKSTLIQLLSEQHSGNGKENPNP; encoded by the coding sequence ATGTCGTTGAAAGCGTTAGTGAGGCCGCGAGAGAACGTCGAAGACGCCAACTGGCTTCACTTAACGGAGGGTGAGCATGTACAGTGGTCCGGGCGCCCCTCTCAGTTTACGATCGCGGTCGCGATCGCCGTTGGCCTGGTCTTCGTACTCCTTGGCATTGTTGGCACAGCAGCCCTCATGCCGATTCTTGACGGGCGGGATCTGCCAACCTGGGTTGGATACCTCCCGCTCGTATTCACTGTTCTCGGTGTGGTGATCGCCGGAATGACGTATTTGCGCTGGCTGCGGCTGCTGTACGTGATCACCGACGAAGAGATCTACGTCAAATACGGGCTCATCTCACGCGACGTCACGCAAGTTCGGCTTGATCGAGTCCAAAACACTGCCTACAACCAGAGCATCCTCGAGCGAGTGCTCTCGTTTGGCGACGTCCGCATATACACTGCCGGAACGAGTACCGAAGACATCACGTTTCTAGATGTCCCCAATCCAGAACAGGTTAAATCCACACTCATCCAGCTGCTCAGTGAACAACACAGCGGTAACGGCAAAGAAAACCCTAACCCGTGA
- a CDS encoding DUF2243 domain-containing protein has protein sequence MHERTDAMLNGALIVIGAAAVIDNIVFHWLLGWHRVIEGVPDPEMFLLELGIVLIGIVLFSLGTWREYTARS, from the coding sequence ATGCACGAACGGACCGATGCGATGCTCAACGGTGCGTTGATCGTCATCGGTGCGGCTGCGGTCATCGACAATATCGTGTTTCACTGGCTGCTTGGCTGGCACCGAGTGATCGAAGGCGTTCCGGATCCCGAGATGTTCCTGCTCGAACTCGGAATCGTTCTCATCGGGATCGTTCTGTTTTCGCTCGGCACGTGGCGCGAGTATACCGCTCGCTCGTAG
- a CDS encoding complex I NDUFA9 subunit family protein: MRVLVTGGTGFVGRHLCEVLDERGHEVTAMSRDPDDSVVPDDVNTVEGDVTDRNSINDVIKDQDAVVHLVALSPLYEPSGDAGHQEIHVGGTETVIEAMVAHEVTRLVHMSALGADPTGLTAYIRAKGEAERAVQQSDLDWVIFRPSIIFGDGDEIRPFTKKLTTPYVTGLPGGGSTPFQLIWVRDIIPMMADAVADDDHLGQTYQIGGPEVLTLADVTRLIYQSGGKSVRIIPIPMPAVGFGLFIADGIPFIPFGTDQYRALKFDNTTDENDIDSFNVSSDNLHTLEDYLDIG, from the coding sequence ATGAGAGTTCTTGTTACCGGTGGAACTGGGTTTGTCGGCAGGCATCTGTGCGAGGTGCTAGACGAACGAGGCCATGAGGTGACGGCGATGTCACGGGATCCGGATGACAGTGTTGTTCCTGACGACGTGAATACTGTCGAGGGCGACGTCACCGATAGAAACTCGATCAATGACGTAATCAAAGATCAGGATGCTGTAGTTCACTTAGTTGCTCTCTCGCCGTTATATGAGCCGTCAGGGGATGCGGGTCACCAAGAGATCCATGTCGGGGGTACCGAAACGGTAATTGAAGCCATGGTGGCTCATGAAGTCACCCGACTCGTTCATATGAGCGCGCTAGGGGCCGATCCTACTGGGCTGACTGCCTACATTCGTGCGAAAGGCGAGGCCGAACGCGCGGTGCAGCAATCGGATCTGGACTGGGTGATCTTCCGTCCGTCGATTATCTTCGGCGACGGCGACGAGATACGGCCGTTTACGAAAAAGCTGACAACACCGTATGTCACCGGACTTCCCGGCGGCGGGTCCACACCGTTCCAACTGATCTGGGTGCGCGACATCATCCCAATGATGGCTGATGCAGTCGCAGACGATGACCACCTTGGCCAGACGTACCAGATCGGCGGTCCAGAAGTGCTGACACTCGCCGATGTGACACGACTCATCTACCAATCTGGGGGAAAGTCGGTCAGAATCATCCCAATCCCGATGCCGGCCGTTGGCTTCGGCCTATTCATCGCTGACGGTATTCCGTTCATCCCTTTCGGAACTGATCAGTATCGAGCGCTCAAGTTCGATAATACCACCGATGAAAATGATATTGATTCGTTTAATGTCTCTTCAGATAACCTACATACATTAGAGGATTATTTAGATATTGGATGA
- a CDS encoding universal stress protein — MLTSQTGSTRQCRESEAEEILTDVKKVAEQQDANLDAETIVGSSARAIVQYAEEHDIDHIVLGSHGRTGTSRVLLGSVAETVARRAPVPVTIVR, encoded by the coding sequence CTGCTCACTTCTCAAACTGGCTCAACTAGACAGTGCCGAGAAAGCGAGGCTGAAGAAATTCTGACAGACGTGAAAAAGGTAGCTGAACAGCAGGATGCAAATCTTGATGCAGAAACGATTGTCGGGTCGTCAGCGCGGGCGATCGTGCAATACGCGGAAGAACACGACATCGATCATATCGTGCTCGGAAGTCACGGGCGGACCGGCACGAGTCGAGTTCTGTTAGGGAGTGTCGCAGAAACGGTTGCTCGCCGAGCACCAGTACCGGTAACAATCGTCCGATAG
- a CDS encoding formate/nitrite transporter family protein has translation MSDNDDEDSRDELRESLDQAASGAPAAGWAVRDRFSANEIFERVLASATEEIAASKKRLFFSGLAAGFAIVLTFLGHTIGVEMFPNNRFLSAILYPVGFIYIILGHYQLYTENTLPPVALVLARLASIPLLLRVWGIVLVGNVVGAALGAYLLAHGGVLSPEAVQTGATFVSTGLDHGWWAVFNRALFAGWLVAGVVWLDHAARDTISRLVIIYISFYLIAATDLYHVITAACEVFYFLLVTDAGLVIVAYEYWLPVFLGNTIGGVFLVTLVNYAQTEQSRYPSIRELTLRELVFSWYGGRETSSPSQVPDNDNSENE, from the coding sequence ATGAGTGATAATGACGACGAGGATTCGAGAGACGAACTCCGTGAATCCCTCGACCAAGCTGCGTCCGGCGCACCAGCGGCTGGGTGGGCGGTTCGGGACCGTTTCTCAGCGAACGAAATCTTCGAACGGGTTCTTGCGAGCGCCACCGAGGAAATCGCAGCCAGCAAAAAGCGGCTATTTTTCAGCGGTTTGGCTGCCGGATTCGCTATCGTACTCACGTTTCTCGGACACACCATCGGTGTGGAGATGTTTCCCAATAATCGATTCCTGAGCGCGATTCTGTATCCGGTCGGCTTCATCTATATTATTCTCGGCCACTATCAACTGTATACTGAGAACACGCTCCCGCCTGTTGCATTAGTTCTTGCCCGCCTCGCCAGTATTCCATTACTACTGCGTGTTTGGGGCATTGTACTGGTCGGCAATGTAGTCGGGGCCGCACTCGGCGCGTACCTCTTGGCGCACGGAGGCGTGCTCTCACCAGAAGCAGTACAAACTGGAGCAACATTCGTCAGTACCGGTCTCGACCACGGGTGGTGGGCCGTCTTCAACCGGGCACTGTTTGCAGGGTGGTTAGTCGCCGGGGTTGTGTGGCTCGATCATGCAGCACGGGATACCATTTCTCGGTTGGTCATAATCTATATTTCCTTCTACCTGATTGCCGCGACCGACCTCTATCACGTCATAACAGCTGCGTGCGAGGTGTTCTATTTTCTGTTAGTTACCGATGCCGGGTTGGTCATTGTCGCCTACGAGTACTGGCTCCCAGTGTTTCTGGGTAACACCATCGGCGGCGTGTTTTTGGTCACACTAGTGAACTACGCGCAGACCGAACAGTCTCGTTATCCTTCCATTCGGGAACTTACTCTCCGTGAGTTGGTGTTCAGTTGGTATGGCGGTAGAGAAACATCGTCACCATCACAGGTACCAGACAACGATAACTCCGAGAATGAATAG
- a CDS encoding PH domain-containing protein, protein MTYLCWLRLLYVITDEEIYVKYGLISRDITQVRLDRENTAYDQSILERVLSFGDV, encoded by the coding sequence ATGACGTATTTGTGCTGGCTGCGGCTGCTGTACGTGATCACCGACGAAGAGATCTACGTGAAATACGGGCTCATCTCACGCGATATCACACAAGTCCGTCTCGACCGGGAAAACACCGCCTACGATCAATCCATCCTCGAGCGAGTGCTCTCGTTTGGCGACGTCTAG
- a CDS encoding complex I NDUFA9 subunit family protein — protein sequence MEVLVTGGTGFVGQHLCEVLHDRGHDVTAMSRDQDDNAVPDEVNTVEGDVTDRDSIDETVEGQDAVVHLVALSPLYEPTGEKGHQEIHVGGTETIIASMENYQVDHLVHMSALGADPTGPTAYIRAKGQAERAVQESGPDWVIFRPSIIFGDGDELRPFTKKLTTPYITGLPGGGDTPFQLIWVRDIAPMLAEAVSDNEHLGERYEIGGPEVLTLADVTKLIYRAEGKSVRIIPIPMPLVGLGLSIAAVITFIPFGTDQYRALKFDNTVSENDIDALDTETDDLLTLDIYLDAD from the coding sequence ATGGAGGTTCTTGTCACCGGGGGAACCGGGTTCGTCGGCCAACATCTGTGCGAGGTACTTCACGACCGAGGACATGACGTGACAGCGATGTCACGAGATCAGGATGACAACGCTGTCCCCGACGAGGTGAACACCGTCGAGGGTGACGTCACCGACCGGGACTCGATCGATGAGACAGTTGAAGGTCAAGATGCCGTAGTGCATCTGGTCGCCCTTTCACCATTGTACGAACCAACAGGCGAGAAGGGCCATCAGGAGATCCACGTCGGCGGTACCGAAACCATTATCGCATCCATGGAGAACTATCAGGTCGATCACCTCGTCCATATGAGCGCACTTGGGGCAGACCCCACTGGACCGACCGCCTACATCCGCGCGAAGGGACAGGCCGAACGCGCGGTACAGGAATCTGGCCCCGATTGGGTGATCTTCCGCCCGTCAATCATTTTCGGCGATGGCGACGAGCTGAGGCCCTTCACGAAGAAGCTGACAACGCCGTACATTACCGGGCTCCCCGGCGGCGGAGACACCCCGTTCCAGCTGATCTGGGTGCGCGATATCGCTCCAATGCTGGCCGAAGCGGTCTCAGATAATGAGCATCTCGGAGAGAGGTACGAAATTGGCGGGCCAGAAGTGTTGACGCTGGCCGACGTGACCAAGCTCATCTACCGCGCAGAGGGGAAGTCAGTCAGAATCATCCCAATTCCGATGCCGCTCGTCGGACTTGGCCTGAGCATCGCCGCCGTCATCACGTTTATCCCCTTTGGAACCGACCAGTACCGAGCATTGAAGTTCGATAATACCGTTAGCGAGAACGATATCGATGCGCTTGATACCGAGACAGATGATCTGCTAACATTAGATATCTACCTGGATGCCGACTAA
- a CDS encoding CBS domain-containing protein: MTVKEIARPRDDVVTATPDTAVWDLAQLMEANSVGSVIIERDDEIASIVTDLALEIVAKQQLEDLTAEGVMTKDVFTVNGDYELFDVFAEMDENNVRRIPVEENGQLAGIIMLDDMLAVLHSKMGNVTEVVIAESPPHPNL; the protein is encoded by the coding sequence ATGACAGTCAAAGAAATTGCACGACCACGAGACGACGTGGTGACCGCCACTCCTGACACTGCCGTATGGGACCTGGCCCAACTGATGGAGGCGAATAGCGTCGGATCGGTCATCATCGAACGCGACGACGAGATCGCGAGTATCGTGACCGACCTCGCGCTCGAAATTGTGGCGAAACAGCAGCTCGAGGATCTGACTGCCGAGGGCGTGATGACGAAAGACGTGTTCACGGTGAACGGCGACTACGAACTGTTCGACGTGTTTGCGGAGATGGACGAAAATAACGTGCGCCGCATTCCGGTCGAAGAGAACGGACAACTCGCTGGAATCATCATGCTTGACGACATGCTCGCTGTCCTCCACAGTAAGATGGGCAACGTGACGGAAGTCGTCATAGCCGAATCACCGCCACACCCGAACCTCTGA
- a CDS encoding FKBP-type peptidyl-prolyl cis-trans isomerase: protein MAITTGDTVTVEYTARLADGSVFDTTRERVADETGLAEQQPDREYGPLTVEVGTGELLDGVEEALVGMEENDEATIEVPPEKGYGKRSDDSIQEYDTAEFKQMIDVETLEEGMQFQTPDGDVGKISHAGPETVRLDLHHDLAGKTLKFDIEILDVS, encoded by the coding sequence ATGGCGATTACAACCGGTGATACAGTCACAGTCGAGTATACTGCCCGCCTAGCCGATGGGTCCGTGTTTGACACGACGCGCGAGCGCGTCGCAGACGAGACAGGCTTAGCAGAGCAACAGCCCGACCGCGAGTACGGGCCCCTCACCGTCGAAGTCGGTACCGGCGAACTCCTCGACGGGGTCGAAGAAGCGCTCGTCGGGATGGAGGAAAATGACGAAGCGACGATCGAAGTGCCGCCAGAAAAGGGGTACGGCAAACGGTCTGACGACAGTATCCAAGAATACGACACCGCTGAATTCAAGCAAATGATCGATGTAGAGACACTTGAAGAGGGTATGCAATTCCAGACCCCGGACGGCGACGTCGGCAAGATTAGTCATGCGGGCCCGGAGACCGTGCGTCTCGACCTTCATCACGACCTAGCAGGTAAAACTCTCAAGTTCGACATCGAGATCCTCGACGTGAGCTGA
- a CDS encoding SRPBCC family protein → MVREITNSGDRQFEWITEWELNTPIEAVWTELIANIDQYPQWRENYTKERSDESGWTPTPGETIDLELTRFFPGLFHLLLKLPKSTNITQSSSSQQMK, encoded by the coding sequence ATGGTCCGGGAGATCACCAATTCGGGGGATAGGCAGTTCGAGTGGATAACAGAATGGGAGCTCAACACGCCCATTGAGGCCGTTTGGACGGAGCTGATAGCGAACATAGATCAATATCCACAATGGAGGGAAAATTATACAAAGGAGAGATCAGACGAGTCTGGTTGGACGCCAACTCCGGGAGAGACGATCGATCTTGAGCTGACTAGATTTTTCCCAGGTCTTTTTCATTTACTTTTGAAGTTGCCGAAGTCCACAAACATCACTCAATCATCATCCTCTCAACAGATGAAATAG
- a CDS encoding prenyltransferase has protein sequence MRYTIIRYAKGLYQLSRLDPAASWAGGAFVIGAALAYYQVGTALLWQNGLLALVGVTSAISFGAHGINDTYDWLTGTDKESIGKGTGGSRVIPQGKFSVVETATVGVIGLTITFVIFVYLFLDYGWPILVLGTIAIGAPLTYSLPPFKFAYRPFAELIVVVPTLIGVTIGSELVLSGTITWTGGLAGCVHAAFSISWFVVSRLPDYEPDKRVGKTTTVVYLGRDTAPFIATVYLLCGVGLSVVGLVTFGWPFAVTPVFGAFMLVGLSRLDPDNPEQASTIRYRQMRLTTMHAVALALAIVILRMS, from the coding sequence ATGAGATATACTATCATACGGTATGCCAAAGGTCTCTACCAGCTATCACGTCTCGATCCTGCGGCATCGTGGGCGGGTGGAGCGTTCGTCATCGGCGCGGCACTTGCGTACTATCAGGTTGGCACTGCATTGCTGTGGCAGAACGGTTTACTCGCGCTCGTGGGCGTCACGTCCGCCATTTCGTTCGGTGCCCACGGTATCAACGATACATACGACTGGCTCACAGGCACGGATAAGGAAAGTATCGGGAAGGGAACCGGTGGATCGCGTGTCATTCCGCAGGGAAAATTCTCGGTCGTCGAGACGGCAACGGTAGGTGTCATCGGCCTTACTATCACGTTCGTTATTTTCGTCTATCTCTTCCTTGACTACGGCTGGCCCATCCTCGTACTGGGCACGATCGCTATCGGCGCCCCGCTCACGTATAGTCTCCCGCCGTTCAAGTTCGCGTACCGGCCGTTCGCCGAGCTGATCGTAGTCGTCCCCACCCTGATCGGCGTCACAATCGGCAGCGAACTCGTGCTATCGGGAACAATAACATGGACGGGGGGGCTCGCGGGGTGCGTCCACGCAGCATTCAGTATCTCGTGGTTTGTGGTTAGCCGACTGCCCGACTACGAACCCGACAAGCGCGTCGGCAAGACGACCACGGTCGTGTACCTCGGCCGCGATACGGCGCCATTCATCGCTACCGTCTACCTGCTGTGTGGTGTTGGATTGTCGGTAGTCGGCCTTGTTACCTTTGGGTGGCCATTCGCCGTAACACCAGTGTTCGGGGCGTTCATGCTCGTCGGACTATCGCGATTGGACCCCGACAATCCCGAGCAGGCCTCTACAATACGGTACCGTCAGATGCGCTTGACTACCATGCATGCTGTTGCGCTCGCACTAGCTATCGTAATACTCCGGATGTCGTGA
- a CDS encoding methyltransferase domain-containing protein: MAAGCGSADFESIPTGGSMPNRSIIERVRSLFDHAAPRYNAVVRTATIGMDILWKRRMIAMIANDRGYDRNLDLACGTGIVTFDLASRYPNAEVVGLDVSPNMLSVARDRNKYDNVRFVEKPAEEIGDFGQDSSISSRPRTSRSIPVSPYSPRIPQRFSPIVGLQFSTILPILAPDHMWQVSRHTGLFSSRYFRIFKGTERSRPSYGNLS, from the coding sequence ATGGCAGCAGGATGTGGCAGCGCCGACTTCGAATCGATACCCACTGGTGGGAGCATGCCGAATCGTAGTATTATCGAACGGGTCCGATCGTTATTCGACCATGCAGCCCCCAGATACAATGCTGTAGTCCGGACAGCAACAATCGGTATGGACATTCTCTGGAAGCGACGCATGATCGCCATGATCGCGAACGACAGAGGGTACGATCGCAACCTTGATCTGGCGTGTGGGACTGGGATCGTCACGTTCGACCTCGCCAGCCGCTATCCTAATGCAGAGGTGGTCGGACTCGACGTTTCGCCGAATATGCTGTCAGTCGCACGCGATCGGAACAAATACGACAACGTGCGGTTCGTCGAGAAACCCGCTGAGGAGATCGGAGATTTCGGGCAAGATTCGTCGATCTCGTCACGGCCTCGTACCTCCCGAAGTATACCAGTATCCCCCTACTCGCCACGAATACCGCAACGGTTCTCACCGATCGTGGGACTGCAATTTTCCACGATTTTACCTATCCTCGCTCCCGACCATATGTGGCAGGTTTCGAGGCATACTGGGCTATTCTCAAGCAGATACTTCCGTATATTCAAGGGTACGGAGAGATCTCGGCCGAGTTACGGGAACTTATCGTAG